A window of the Dioscorea cayenensis subsp. rotundata cultivar TDr96_F1 chromosome 14, TDr96_F1_v2_PseudoChromosome.rev07_lg8_w22 25.fasta, whole genome shotgun sequence genome harbors these coding sequences:
- the LOC120276370 gene encoding sterol 3-beta-glucosyltransferase UGT80B1: protein MLDLMARESAGVEGLVKKEQVFSLEAVRAEDGSNVESLDLRISASEEPGLRDSPRPGLDHCHKAPIQHDSSSLLHKGHEIALSRLKTDKRCNKKHDMLWDRLSESEKKKLIEDLVKIQHDGTVEVDVTRNVPVASELLELDALDASSGHTEDAISEACKPIPRLKIAMLVVGTRGDVQVFLAFAKRLQEFGHHVRLATHINFRTFVKSAGVEFYPLGGDPRIMAGYMAKNKGFLLSGPTEISIQRKQLKEVIDSLLPACIEPDLDSGAPFKAEAIIANPPAYGHMHVAEALGVPLHIFFTMPWTPTYEFPHPLARVPQSAAYRLSYLVVDLIVWWGIRAFINEFRKRKLKLSPIAYFSTYHGSISHLPTGYMWSPHLVPKPSDWGALVDVVGFCFLDLGINYQPQREFADWIKLGPKPIYIGFGSMPLEDAEKTTTIILEALKETGQRGIIDRGWGHLGVISEFPADVFLLEDCPHDWLFPQCAAVVHHGGAGTTATGLRAGCPTTVVPFFGDQFFWGDRIHERGVGPAPIPINDLNVERLSNAIKFMLDPEVKIRAMELAKLIEEEDGTANAVNAFHRHLPSELPLPPSLEEPPNPLQWLLLTIEKWCCLPCAT, encoded by the exons ATGTTGGATTTGATGGCGAGGGAGAGTGCGGGAGTCGAGGGATTAGTGAAGAAGGAGCAGGTCTTCAGCCTGGAAGCAGTGAGAGCTGAGGATGGATCAAATGTTGAATCTTTGGATTTGAGGATCTCTGCTTCGGAGGAGCCTGGATTGCGGGACTCTCCTCGTCCag GTTTAGACCACTGTCATAAGGCACCGATACAACATGATAGCAGCAGTTTGTTACATAAAGGCCATGAAATTGCTTTATCTAGATTGAAAACTGACAAGAGATGTAACAAAAAACATGATATGCTGTGGGATAGGCTATCTGAAAGTGAAAAg AAAAAACTCATTGAGGACCTAGTTAAAATTCAGCATGACGGTACAGTAGAGGTTGATGTAACTCGTAATGTCCCAGTAGCATCAGAGTTATTAGAGCTTGATGCTCTTGATGCTTCATCTGGTCATACAGAAGATGCTATTTCTGAGGCATGCAAACCAATCCCGAGACTAAAGATTGCAATGCTTGTTGTGGGAACAAGAGGAGATGTTCAAGTATTTTTAGCTTTCGCAAAGAGACTGCAG GAGTTTGGTCATCACGTCAGACTAGCAACCCACATCAATTTTAGAACTTTCGTGAAGTCAGCTGGTGTTGAATTTTACCCTCTGGGTGGTGATCCTCGAATCATGGCTGGAT ATATGGCAAAAAATAAGGGTTTTCTGCTCTCTGGACCAACAGAAATATCCATTCAGCGGAAGCAGCTGAAGGAAGTTATTGATTCTCTCCTTCCAGCATGCATAGAACCTGATTTAGACTCTGGGGCACCTTTCAAAGCAGAGGCTATTATTGCGAACCCTCCTGCTTATG GGCATATGCACGTTGCTGAAGCTCTTGGTGTACCTCTTCACATTTTCTTCACTATGCCTTGGAC GCCAACTTATGAATTCCCACATCCGCTGGCACGTGTACCTCAGAGTGCAGCTTATAGG CTATCTTATCTTGTCGTTGACTTAATAGTGTGGTGGGGCATTAGGGCGTTCATCAATGAATTTAGGAAAAGGAAGTTAAAATTATCTCCTATTGCATACTTCAGTACATACCATGGATCTATATCGCATTTGCCAACAGGATACATGTGGAGTCCCCATCTTGTGCCAAAACCAAGTG ATTGGGGTGCCTTGGTGGACGTTGTTGGTTTCTGTTTCTTAGACCTTGGAATTAATTATCAACCACAGCGCGAGTTTGCAGATTGGATCAAACTGGGGCCAAAGCCTATTTACATAGGGTTTGGAAGCATG CCTCTTGAAGATGCGGAAAAGACAACAACTATCATTTTGGAGGCACTTAAAGAAACAGGACAAAGGGGCATCATTGACCGTGGTTGGGGACATCTTGGAGTGA TTTCAGAATTTCCTGctgatgtttttcttcttgaggACTGTCCTCATGACTGGCTGTTTCCTCAATGTGCTGCTGTG GTTCATCATGGAGGAGCTGGAACAACAGCTACAGGTTTAAGAGCTGGG TGTCCTACTACTGTTGTTCCTTTCTTTGGCGACCAGTTCTTTTGGGGTGATAGAATTCATGAAAGAGGAGTGGGACCTGCACCAATTCCTATAAACGATCTTAATGTTGAACGTCTTTCAAATGCTATCAAGTTTATGCTTGATCCAGAG GTTAAAATACGGGCAATGGAATTAGCCAAGCTAATAGAGGAGGAAGATGGTACAGCAAATGCCGTAAATGCATTCCATCGGCATTTGCCTTCGGAGTTGCCACTCCCTCCATCATTGGAAGAACCTCCGAACCCTCTCCAATGGCTGCTTCTCACCATCGAGAAATGGTGCTGCCTCCCTTGTGCCACATAG
- the LOC120276315 gene encoding probable leucine-rich repeat receptor-like protein kinase At5g49770, which yields MSVDKQVMTRKELFLLLLCFEALRVGFSETDQQDVNALRSLMNQWQNTPPTWGQSDDPCGTPWEGVVCKNSRVIALRLSTMGIKGTLSDDLSQLSELQSLDLSFNNDLIGTLTPNIGKLKKLTTLILSGCGFTGKIPQELGTLPHLSFLALSSNKFTGAIPASLGSLSNLYWLDLADNQFSGQLPVSSGTSPGLDLLTNTKHFHFNKNRLSGTIPASLFNSNMKLIHLILDGNNFSGSIPLTIGLVQTLEVLRLGKNRFNGTVPSSISNLTSLNELDLANNNLTGAMPDLTGMNKLVYVDLSNNTFIPSEAPEWFSTIQSLVTLVISSGGLRGVVPRKLFSFPQLQQVILENNAFNGTLEITNISPQLQTVDFQNNEITSVILNSNYNGTLILVGNPVCSTNITVFCQLQKQQLSP from the exons ATGTCAGTTGATAAACAAG TGATGACTAGAAAAGAACTTTTCTTGTTGCTGTTATGCTTTGAAGCTCTAAGAGTTGGTTTTAGTGAAACAGATCAACAAGATG TCAATGCTCTTAGATCCCTGATGAATCAGTGGCAAAACACGCCACCAACCTGGGGCCAGTCAGATGATCCTTGTGGTACACCATGGGAAGGAGTCGTTTGCAAGAATTCAAGAGTGATTGCACT GAGACTATCAACCATGGGCATAAAAGGTACACTGAGTGATGATTTGAGCCAACTATCTGAATTGCAATCTCT GGATCTGTCATTTAACAATGATCTAATTGGTACTCTTACCCCAAATATTGGCAAGTTGAAGAAACTAACCACATT GATACTGTCTGGTTGCggtttcactggtaaaattccACAGGAATTAGGCACTTTACCACACCTCTCATTTTT GGCTTTGAGCTCAAACAAGTTCACCGGTGCTATACCTGCTTCTTTAGGTAGTCTTTCAAATCTCTACTGGTTGGACTTAGCTGACAATCAGTTTAGTGGGCAACTGCCTGTCTCATCAGGAACATCTCCTGGCCTGGACCTCCTTACCAACACAAAGCACTT TCATTTCAATAAGAACAGGTTGTCAGGGACCATTCCGGCAAGCCTTTTTAACTCAAATATGAAACTGATACACTT AATTCTTGATGGAAATAATTTCAGTGGTAGCATACCATTAACTATAGGATTGGTTCAAACACTTGAGGTTCT TCGGCTTGGTAAGAATCGTTTTAATGGAACAGTTCCCTCTAGCATTAGCAATCTCACAAGCCTCAATGAACT GGACTTGGCAAACAATAACCTAACTGGGGCTATGCCTGATCTCACTGGAATGAACAAGCTCGTCTATGT AGATTTGAGCAACAACACATTCATTCCTTCGGAAGCTCCAGAGTGGTTCTCAACAATACAGTCTCTCGTCACTCT AGTGATATCATCTGGAGGACTAAGAGGAGTAGTGCCGAGAAAGCTCTTCAGCTTTCCTCAACTTCAACAAGT GATTCTTGAAAATAATGCATTCAATGGAACACTTGAAATTACCAACATCAGTCCTCAATTACAAACTGTTGATTTCCAAAACAATGAGATCACATCAGTCATTTTGAATTCAAACTACAATGGCACACTGAT ACTTGTGGGGAACCCTGTGTGTAGTACAAATATTACAGTCTTCTGCCAGCTTCAAAAGCAGCAATTATCACCCTAA